The sequence below is a genomic window from Actinomycetota bacterium.
GCCCTGGCCACCACCAGCCGCCGCCTGGTCGGGACGAAGCGGGCCGCAGCCGAGGTGAACGGACAGCGGGCCGGCGAGCCCGTCGGCACCCGCCGCTCGCTGGGCCAGACCACCCGCGCGTACTTCCAGCTGACCAAACCACGCATCGTGGTGCTGCTGCTCATCACCACCGTGCCGACCATGGTGCTGGCGGCGGGCGGCTTCCCCTCGGCATGGCTCATCGCGGCGACGCTGTTCGGCGGCACGCTGGCGGCCGGCGGCGCGAACGCGATGAACCAGTTCTTCGACCGCGACATCGACCAGCTCATGCGCCGGACCCGGTCCCGCCCCCTCCCCAGCCACCGCATCGAGCCCAACCGGGCCCTCGGCTTCGGGTACGCGCTGGGAGCGATCGCGTTCGTGTTCCTGGGCATGACCGTGAACGTGCTGGCGGCGGCGCTCGCCCTGTCCGCGCTCCTGTTCTACGTGGTCGTGTACACGCTGCTGCTGAAGCGGACCACGCCGCAGAACATCGTGATCGGGGGAGCGGCCGGCGCGGTTCCGGTCCTGGTGGGGTGGGCCGCGGTCAGGGGAAGCCTGGGCCTGCCCCCCCTGATCCTGTTCGCCATCGTGTTCATGTGGACACCGCCGCACTTCTGGGCACTGTCCATGCGCTACCAGACGGACTATGCGGCGGCGGGAGTGCCCATGCTGCCGGTGGTGCGGGGCGAACGGGCCACCACCCGGAGCATCCTCCTGTACACGATCGTGCTGGTCGGGGTGACCCTGGTGCTGTATCCGGTGGCCCGGATGGGGGCGATCTACCTGGTGGCCGCGCTGGCACTGGGGGGCGTGTTCCTGTACCGGGCCGTGGAGCTGTGGCGGAACACCTCGCCCAAGCTGGCCTTCGGGCTGTTCAAGTACTCGATCACGTACCTGGCCCTGCTGTTCGCCGCGGTGGCGGCGGATCGTCTCATCGCGATCCCAACGTAGTCCCTGTCGCTGCCAGGCGATCGATGTCGGCCTCGATCCGGCGCTGCCGCATCTCGTCGTGGCGGAACCAGGCCGCCGCCACCAGCAGCGCGGCGATCAGGGTCGAGAGGTCCCCGGCGATCCACATGAATGCGGCCGCCGCGCTCTGGTCCGATACCGCGGCCGCCCCGCCCCACGGGGGCGGAAGGGCCAGGTAGTGCGGGTACGGGCTCGCGGACAGCAGCGCCACCGCCAGGAACGCCTCCAGCGGCATCGCCGCCACCAGGTACAGCAGCCGGGCCGGAT
It includes:
- a CDS encoding heme o synthase; translated protein: MNRFQKLAIAALASTYALIGVGGLVRASGSGAGCGSSWPFCNGVPGGPFSYHALIEQSHRLFALISVVLVGWLAVVAWRRYRRDPRLFRGSMLAAVLVVAQAALGAVVVKGDLKASLVTAHFATAMLLAGTLVYVVASSFCNVRIEERGTARVGHEPGFAHLAVATAAATFLLLIVGAYVRGQGAGLAFPDWPLMDGKLVPQLGGVATTMFLHRVLAALVGVLVVYVVLRAWTMPRRFFDLTFFSTLTVVLFLAQVLLGAALVWTKLSAPAKVAHVVVSSLIWGALVALATTSRRLVGTKRAAAEVNGQRAGEPVGTRRSLGQTTRAYFQLTKPRIVVLLLITTVPTMVLAAGGFPSAWLIAATLFGGTLAAGGANAMNQFFDRDIDQLMRRTRSRPLPSHRIEPNRALGFGYALGAIAFVFLGMTVNVLAAALALSALLFYVVVYTLLLKRTTPQNIVIGGAAGAVPVLVGWAAVRGSLGLPPLILFAIVFMWTPPHFWALSMRYQTDYAAAGVPMLPVVRGERATTRSILLYTIVLVGVTLVLYPVARMGAIYLVAALALGGVFLYRAVELWRNTSPKLAFGLFKYSITYLALLFAAVAADRLIAIPT